The genomic region CGGACGCCGCGCAGCGAGCGGCGAAGCAGCATTCAGACAAACGAATTACCGAGAAGGAGTGATTATGCTTGACAATACTTCCTTAAAGAAGTATACTAGGGCGAATATCACACAGGTTTTAATTTTGCTTAGGAGGCCTCAGGCACGCTAGAATGGCTTTGCTCAAAGAACAAAAAGATGTCGTCATCGACACAAACAAGACGCACGAGGGCGATACGGGTTCGCCGGAAGTGCAGATCGCCCTTCTCTCCGCTTCGATCAGCACGCTGACCGAGCATTTGAAGATTCACAAGCACGACAACCACTCGCGCCGCGGACTTTTGGTGCAGGTTGGACGTCGCCGCCGATTGCTGAACTACCTGGCCGCGAAGGACATCAACCGCTATCGCGCGCTGGTGTCTAAGCTCGGCATTCGCAGCCGCATATAAGATTTCGGCCGGGCTACGCGGATGCGTGCCCGGCCTTTCGAATGACATGCCTCCTTGCGAACTAACGCGGGAGGCATTTATTTTTCATCGCAGCCAGCTCCAGAACCCACTGACGGTTATGGCGCGCGATGAAATCGCCCGGACGCAGGCGCGTTAAAATTAACGGCGTCCCCGCGATTTTCAGGAGAAACACACGAACACATGGAACATTTTGTAGAGACCGAATGGTGCGGAGCAAAGCTGCGCATCAGCACCGGTAAAGTGGCGAAGCAAGCCAATGGAGCCGTTTGGCTGCAAAACGGCGACACGATCATTCTGGCCACCGCGACCATGTCTAAGGAGCCCAAAGCACACCTAGACTTCTTCCCCCTCACCTGTGATTACGAAGAGAGAAAGTACGCGAACGGCAAGATCCCCGGCGGCTTCATCAAGCGTGGCGGACGCCCTGGCGAAAAAGCGACCCTTATCTGCCGATTGATCGATCGACCGCTCCGCCCCTTGTTCCCCTATGGCATGCGTAACGAGACCCAGGTCATCGCGATGCCGCTGTCCTACCAGGCTGAGTTTTCCCCCGATGTTCTTTCCGTCACTGCGGCCTCCGCGGCGCTTACCGTTTCGAACATCCCGTTCAACGGCCCCGTCGGCTGTGTACGCGTGGGATTGGGTGAGAATGGCGAGTTCATCCTGAACCCAACATTTGAGCAGCAGCAAAACAACCCGCTGGACTTGATTGTCGCCGCGACTGAAGAAGCCATTGCGATGGTGGAAGCCGGCGCGTCCGAAGTCAGCGAAGAAGTGATGCTCGCCGCGATGGACTTCGCGCATGACGCTTGTAAGATTTTGGTCAAGCTTCAGAACGACCTGGCCGCTCTGGTCGGCGTCACCAAGCTTGATGTTCCGCTGCACAAGGCCAACGAAGAGATCCTCGCCGTGGTCCGCGAGCGTTTCTCCGCAAGCCTGCGCAGCGGCCTTCAGGATCCGGACAAGTCGTCCCGCGAAGCCGGCCTGACCCTGCTGATCAACGACGTCGTCGAGCAGCTCAAGGGCGAGTACCCAGATAATATCGCCGACCTTAAGGAAATCGCCGATAAGGTCGTCAAGGAGCAGCTGCGCGACTTGATCCTGACCGAAGGCAAGCGCCCGGACGGACGCGGCACCACGGACATTCGCCAGATCTCCTGCGAAGTCAGCCTGCTGCCCCGCGTCCACGGCACCGGCCTCTTCACCCGCGGACAGACCCAGGTTCTGACGACCCTGGTCCTGGGCTCGGGCGATGACGCGCAAATGGTGGATACGCTGGAGGAAGACACCGAAAAGCATTACATGCATTTCTACAACTTCCCGCCGTACTCCGTCGGCGAAGCCCGCCCGATGCGCGGCCCCGGTCGCCGCGAAATCGGCCACGGCGCTCTCGCCGAGCGTGGCCTGCGCGCCGTGCTTCCTTCGCGTGAAGTGTTCCCGTACACCATGCTTCTGACCTCCGAAGTGCTGGAGTCCAACGGATCCACCTCGATGGCCTCCACCTGCGGCAGCACGCTGGCGCTGATGGACGCGGGCGTTCCGATCAAGGCGCCCGTCGCCGGTATCGCGATGGGCCTGATCGAAGGACCGGAAGGCAGCGGCGAGAACGGGCAGGGACGCAAGTACGCGGTCCTTACCGACATCCAGGGCATGGAAGACTTCTCGGGCGACATGGACTTCAAGGTCGCCGGAACCGCCGAGGGCATCACCGCCCTTCAGCTCGACACGAAGATCGGCGGCGTGCCGCGCGACGTGTTCGTGCAGGCGTTCCAGCAGGCTCGCGACGCGCGTCTGCACATCCTGGGCAAGATCACTGAGGCCATTGCGACCCCGCGTGAGAACCTGTCCAACTACGCTCCGCGTATCTTCACGATCCAGATCGAGCCTGACCAAATCGGCACGGTCATCGGACCGGGCGGCAAGATGATCAAGAAGATCACCGCCGAGACCGGCGCGAAGGTCGATATCGAGCAGGACGGAACCGTCTACATCGCCTCCGTGGACGGCGCTGGCGGCGAGCTGGCCCGCAAGATGATCGAGGATATGACCAAGACGATCAAGCCCGGCGAGATCTACGAGGGCACCGTCGTCCGCTTCCTGCAGTTCGGCGCGTTTGTTGAGATCATCCCGGGCAAGGACGGCTTGGTTCATGTCTCGCAGCTGACCGACTCGGATGAGCGAATCGGCAAGCCCGAAGATGTGATCAAGCTTGGCGACAAGATCCGTGTCCGCGTGACCGAGATCGATCCGCAGGGACGCGTCAACCTGACCGCGCGCGGTCTGGACCAGCCCTTCGATCCGGAAAATCCGGAGCCGGGTCGGCCCCCGCGCCCCGGCGGCGGTGGCGGCGATCGTGATCGCGGCGGCCGTGGCGGTGATCGCGGCGGCGACCGTGGCGGACGCGGCGGAGACCGTGGCGGCGATCGCGGTCCGCGCCCCGACCGTGGCGGCGACCGGGACTTCCGTCCCTCCGCTCCGCGCGCCGAAGCGGCGGCCGAGGCTCCGGTGGCTGAGGAAGCCCCCGCCGCAGTCGCTCCGCTCGCGCAGGACGACGACGAAGCGCCGCGCGCTCGTTTCCGCCCGCGCCGCTGATCCGGCTCTCATGTCCGGCAAGCCGGCCGTCATCGCAACCTTCAAGGACATCCCCATGCGTGGGGGTGTCCTTTTGTCAGCATTAGCCTTGGAGGATTTCCAAGGCGTGAGGTTCGTTTTTCATTATGATACAGCGTGAGGTTCTGCCCAACGGCGTCCGCATCGTGACTGAGAACATCAGTTATGTCCAATCGGTCGCGCTTGGGATCTGGGTGGGCGTCGGCGCCCGCGACGAAAGCGACAAGCTGCGTGGTGTTTCCCACGTGATCGAGCATATGCTCTTCAAGGGCACGCCCTCCCGCACGGCGCAGCAGATCGCCGATGAGATCGACACCGTCGGCGGCGATATCAACGCCTTTACCTCTAAGGAAAACACGTGCTACCACGTGCGCGTTCTTTCCGAGCATGTTCCGCTGGCGCTCGATATCCTCACGGATATGTTCCTGAACTCGTCGTTCGACGCCGAGGAGCTGGGCCGCGAAAAGAACGTCATCCTCGAAGAGATCAAGCAGCGCGACGATGAGCCCGACGATCTGGTCCACGACCTGTTCGCCGAAGTGACGTGGCCCGGGCATGTGCTCGGCAAGAGCGTCATTGGAACTCCCGAGACTGTCTCCAGCTTCAACTCGGACGACCTGCGCAGCTACATCAAAAACTGTTATACGCCCGATACGATCGTCATCTCGGCGGCGGGTAACTTGAACCATGATGAGATCGTCGCGTATGTCGCCAGCAAGTTCGGCGATCTGACGGGATCCATCTCGGACTGGCGCGCCGCCGACACGACGCCCGAGTTCCAGCCCGGCCAGATCTACGTGGAGAAGCCGATCGAACAGGTGAACCTCGTGATGGGCGTCCCCGGCGTCTCACAGCTCTCCGACGAGAAGTATGCGCTCTCGATCCTGGACAACGTTCTGGGCGGCTCCATGAGCAGCCGCCTGTTCCAGGAGATCCGCGAAAAGCGCGGCCTGGCGTACAGCGTCGGCACCTATGCGCAGTCGTATCAAGAAGGCGGATACTTCGCGTTCTACTCCGGT from Capsulimonas corticalis harbors:
- a CDS encoding polyribonucleotide nucleotidyltransferase, giving the protein MEHFVETEWCGAKLRISTGKVAKQANGAVWLQNGDTIILATATMSKEPKAHLDFFPLTCDYEERKYANGKIPGGFIKRGGRPGEKATLICRLIDRPLRPLFPYGMRNETQVIAMPLSYQAEFSPDVLSVTAASAALTVSNIPFNGPVGCVRVGLGENGEFILNPTFEQQQNNPLDLIVAATEEAIAMVEAGASEVSEEVMLAAMDFAHDACKILVKLQNDLAALVGVTKLDVPLHKANEEILAVVRERFSASLRSGLQDPDKSSREAGLTLLINDVVEQLKGEYPDNIADLKEIADKVVKEQLRDLILTEGKRPDGRGTTDIRQISCEVSLLPRVHGTGLFTRGQTQVLTTLVLGSGDDAQMVDTLEEDTEKHYMHFYNFPPYSVGEARPMRGPGRREIGHGALAERGLRAVLPSREVFPYTMLLTSEVLESNGSTSMASTCGSTLALMDAGVPIKAPVAGIAMGLIEGPEGSGENGQGRKYAVLTDIQGMEDFSGDMDFKVAGTAEGITALQLDTKIGGVPRDVFVQAFQQARDARLHILGKITEAIATPRENLSNYAPRIFTIQIEPDQIGTVIGPGGKMIKKITAETGAKVDIEQDGTVYIASVDGAGGELARKMIEDMTKTIKPGEIYEGTVVRFLQFGAFVEIIPGKDGLVHVSQLTDSDERIGKPEDVIKLGDKIRVRVTEIDPQGRVNLTARGLDQPFDPENPEPGRPPRPGGGGGDRDRGGRGGDRGGDRGGRGGDRGGDRGPRPDRGGDRDFRPSAPRAEAAAEAPVAEEAPAAVAPLAQDDDEAPRARFRPRR
- the rpsO gene encoding 30S ribosomal protein S15 — encoded protein: MALLKEQKDVVIDTNKTHEGDTGSPEVQIALLSASISTLTEHLKIHKHDNHSRRGLLVQVGRRRRLLNYLAAKDINRYRALVSKLGIRSRI
- a CDS encoding M16 family metallopeptidase, whose translation is MIQREVLPNGVRIVTENISYVQSVALGIWVGVGARDESDKLRGVSHVIEHMLFKGTPSRTAQQIADEIDTVGGDINAFTSKENTCYHVRVLSEHVPLALDILTDMFLNSSFDAEELGREKNVILEEIKQRDDEPDDLVHDLFAEVTWPGHVLGKSVIGTPETVSSFNSDDLRSYIKNCYTPDTIVISAAGNLNHDEIVAYVASKFGDLTGSISDWRAADTTPEFQPGQIYVEKPIEQVNLVMGVPGVSQLSDEKYALSILDNVLGGSMSSRLFQEIREKRGLAYSVGTYAQSYQEGGYFAFYSGTGAATAEQVIDLIKAECVNIRKNGVTEKELQRSKNQFRGGIVMGQESMNSRMMRMGRNELNYGRVLPIQEIMDKINAVTVSDIASLSERLFAKEEFSMATVGPAPGSVTESDEDEEETEE